From Novosphingobium sp. MMS21-SN21R, the proteins below share one genomic window:
- a CDS encoding aromatic ring-hydroxylating dioxygenase subunit alpha: MTVQDKISRYSPDFDIAVRGDTITADRYITREWMDLENKHLWPKVWHLGGVTADLEEEGDFIRHNFGKESVVMMKQADGSVKAFYNTCPHRGNRLVLGEVGSAPRLTCGYHGWQFDPDGTLVHVQDPDDFAGGSPCGKVKLAELRCETWGPFVFWCMDDDVAPLQEWLAPLTDRLAGYKLDNWVRVFNVSADCEFNWKIIRDNFNESYHLPTIHPELATFINDGLPTTLFEMYESGHNSMWMIGHQATSRKDYVSGDVPPGLYEAAEAWGIDPKEYRGRTADIREAVIKAKRERGADAGYDYSSMTDQQLVDYFHCTLFPNLTITMSPEQCQILRTEPHPTDPEKCVFQHWCLYPQNAKMTEIATPVGPAPLKHDAIHRHSVYGDGVSVGYVADQDLSIGTTQQQGLNSRGFKGCILPGQEKRVQRFHERLNDFVLNKG, encoded by the coding sequence ATGACCGTTCAGGACAAGATTTCCCGCTATTCCCCGGACTTCGACATCGCCGTGCGCGGCGATACGATCACCGCCGATCGCTATATCACGCGCGAATGGATGGATCTGGAGAACAAGCACCTCTGGCCCAAGGTCTGGCACCTTGGCGGGGTGACCGCCGACCTTGAGGAAGAGGGCGATTTCATCCGCCACAACTTCGGCAAGGAATCGGTGGTGATGATGAAGCAGGCCGATGGGAGCGTGAAGGCGTTCTACAACACCTGCCCGCACCGGGGTAACCGTCTTGTGCTCGGCGAAGTGGGATCGGCCCCGCGCCTGACCTGCGGCTATCATGGCTGGCAGTTCGATCCGGACGGCACGCTGGTCCACGTGCAGGACCCTGATGATTTCGCCGGCGGCAGCCCGTGCGGCAAGGTCAAGCTGGCGGAACTGCGCTGCGAAACCTGGGGCCCGTTCGTGTTCTGGTGCATGGACGACGATGTCGCCCCCTTGCAGGAATGGCTCGCCCCGCTGACCGACCGTCTGGCCGGCTACAAGCTCGACAACTGGGTGCGCGTGTTCAACGTCTCGGCCGATTGCGAATTCAACTGGAAGATCATCCGCGACAACTTCAACGAGAGCTACCACCTCCCCACGATCCACCCCGAACTCGCCACCTTCATCAACGACGGTCTGCCGACCACGCTGTTCGAGATGTACGAGAGCGGGCACAATTCGATGTGGATGATCGGCCACCAGGCCACCAGCCGCAAGGACTACGTCAGCGGCGACGTGCCTCCGGGCCTGTATGAGGCCGCCGAGGCTTGGGGCATCGATCCCAAGGAATATCGCGGGCGCACCGCCGACATCCGCGAGGCCGTGATCAAGGCCAAGCGCGAGCGCGGCGCCGACGCGGGATACGATTACAGCAGCATGACCGACCAGCAGCTGGTCGATTATTTCCACTGCACGCTGTTCCCCAACCTGACGATCACGATGTCGCCCGAACAGTGCCAGATCCTGCGCACCGAACCGCACCCGACCGATCCTGAAAAGTGCGTGTTCCAGCACTGGTGCCTCTATCCGCAGAACGCGAAGATGACCGAGATCGCCACCCCGGTCGGCCCCGCGCCGCTGAAGCACGACGCGATTCACCGCCACTCGGTTTACGGCGACGGCGTCTCGGTCGGCTACGTGGCCGATCAGGATCTTTCCATCGGCACCACCCAGCAGCAGGGCCTCAATTCGCGCGGCTTCAAGGGCTGCATCCTGCCGGGACAGGAAAAGCGCGTGCAGCGCTTCCACGAACGGCTGAACGATTTCGTGTTGAACAAGGGCTGA
- a CDS encoding nuclear transport factor 2 family protein: protein MAFDMEAEVRDLCARRDIHTALCNYMRGQDRLDPELHRSAFHDDAWVDCGLMQGTADEFVAFAQGFLADTGGSQHIIGQAQIEVNGDAASGEVYFYAWHRAFEDGEPKDLIVAGRYVDEYTCKNGQWRISRRREIVDWARTDPAADGFLEGNPLVRPGRRGTDFSQTRDWPV, encoded by the coding sequence ATGGCGTTCGACATGGAAGCCGAAGTTCGCGATCTCTGCGCCCGCCGCGACATTCACACCGCCTTGTGCAACTACATGCGCGGACAGGACCGGCTCGACCCCGAATTGCACCGCAGCGCCTTCCACGACGACGCATGGGTCGATTGCGGCTTGATGCAGGGCACGGCGGACGAATTCGTCGCCTTTGCGCAAGGCTTCCTCGCCGATACCGGTGGCAGCCAGCACATCATCGGGCAGGCCCAGATCGAGGTGAACGGCGATGCGGCTTCGGGGGAAGTCTATTTCTACGCCTGGCACCGCGCGTTCGAAGACGGCGAACCGAAAGACCTGATCGTCGCCGGGCGCTATGTCGACGAATACACCTGCAAGAATGGGCAGTGGCGCATCAGCCGCCGCCGCGAAATAGTGGACTGGGCGCGTACCGACCCTGCCGCAGATGGTTTCCTTGAAGGCAATCCTCTGGTCAGGCCGGGAAGACGCGGAACCGACTTCAGCCAGACCCGCGATTGGCCGGTCTGA
- a CDS encoding aromatic ring-hydroxylating dioxygenase subunit alpha encodes MLEAIVPHGLPDYVEGEDLSAVRCPGAPSMQQIVANDVMPPPPVLAMEEPAFLGSAPVSVNRYFDQAIFEAEIEKIWKKTWQWVCREDHIPEPGDFYTYEVAHLSYVVVRQGDMSVRAFVNSCLHRSTKFKRGEGTGSGDNLRCPYHGWTWNNDGSLASVPCAWDFAYIDPDKTGLPQLRVGQWGGFIFINPSAQGPSLEEFLSPLPEHFKDWNIANRHVAVHVAKELPCNWKTAQEAFLESYHVLETHPQLLKGVGDANVQYDCHSDTVTRFYAASGVNSPHLARPLSEKELLATMILGDKDSRDDSLDVKDGETARSVMARHLRKIMGEAYKCDLSAVSDSEMIDTIEYHVFPNMVLFPGLSLPMVYRFRPIGSDPNRTLFEILFLRPNPEQGQPPEPPEPYRVAEHESYATAPGFDAAMGFVYDQDTDNLRAQQAGFRASATGVQNLGNYQESRIRHFQMVVDKYLGAEN; translated from the coding sequence ATGCTTGAAGCGATCGTTCCGCACGGATTGCCCGATTACGTCGAAGGCGAGGATCTCTCCGCCGTTCGATGCCCCGGCGCGCCGTCGATGCAGCAGATCGTGGCGAACGATGTGATGCCGCCGCCACCGGTCCTCGCCATGGAAGAACCCGCCTTCCTCGGCAGCGCGCCGGTCAGCGTGAACCGCTATTTCGATCAGGCGATTTTCGAGGCAGAGATCGAGAAGATCTGGAAGAAGACCTGGCAGTGGGTCTGCCGCGAAGATCACATCCCCGAACCAGGCGATTTCTACACCTATGAAGTCGCACACTTGTCCTACGTGGTTGTCCGGCAGGGCGACATGTCTGTGCGCGCTTTCGTCAATTCGTGTCTGCACCGCTCGACCAAGTTCAAACGCGGTGAAGGCACCGGCTCGGGCGATAACTTGCGCTGCCCCTACCACGGTTGGACCTGGAACAACGACGGCAGCCTCGCCTCGGTCCCCTGCGCCTGGGACTTCGCCTATATCGATCCCGACAAGACCGGATTGCCGCAACTCCGCGTCGGCCAGTGGGGCGGTTTCATCTTCATCAATCCGAGCGCCCAAGGCCCAAGCCTCGAGGAATTCCTCAGCCCCCTGCCCGAGCACTTCAAGGACTGGAACATCGCGAACCGCCATGTCGCAGTGCACGTCGCCAAGGAACTGCCGTGCAACTGGAAGACCGCGCAGGAAGCCTTCCTTGAATCCTACCACGTGCTCGAAACCCACCCGCAACTGCTGAAGGGCGTGGGCGATGCCAACGTCCAGTACGATTGCCATTCCGACACGGTGACCCGGTTCTATGCCGCAAGCGGCGTCAACTCGCCGCATCTGGCAAGGCCGCTGTCGGAAAAGGAACTGCTCGCCACGATGATCCTTGGCGACAAGGATTCGCGCGATGACAGCCTCGACGTGAAGGACGGCGAAACCGCCCGCTCCGTGATGGCCCGCCACCTGCGCAAGATCATGGGCGAGGCCTACAAATGCGATCTTTCCGCCGTTTCGGACAGCGAGATGATCGACACCATCGAATATCACGTGTTCCCCAACATGGTGCTGTTCCCCGGCCTGTCCTTGCCGATGGTCTATCGCTTCCGCCCGATCGGCAGCGATCCGAACCGCACCCTGTTCGAAATCCTGTTCCTCCGCCCCAATCCAGAACAGGGACAGCCGCCCGAGCCGCCCGAACCTTACCGCGTGGCCGAACACGAAAGCTATGCCACAGCGCCCGGCTTTGATGCCGCGATGGGCTTCGTCTACGATCAGGACACTGACAACTTGCGCGCCCAGCAGGCCGGTTTCCGCGCCAGTGCCACCGGCGTCCAGAACCTTGGCAACTATCAGGAATCGCGCATCCGCCATTTCCAGATGGTCGTCGACAAATACCTTGGCGCGGAGAATTGA
- a CDS encoding cytochrome P450, which translates to MTTPRPAHVPESRVVDIDIYMPPGLAEHGFHKAWSDLTASHPAVVWTPRNEGHWIALGGEALQDVQSDPDAFSSRVIVLPKSIGEQHGLIPTTIDPPEHRPYRLLLNASLNPAAIRGLSETIRATATELIDGFAARGHCNFTAEFAEQFPIRVFMSLVGIDASEAPKIRHWAECMTRPGMDMSFEDAKQEFFRYLAPLVDARTTHPGEDMLSKMITADLGGRRLTRDEALSLSTQVLIAGLDTVVNVLAFIIREVADNAALRADLRARGSDVLPVVNELFRRFGLVSIAREVRRDIEFQGVSLKAGDMIAIPTQVHGLDPAVNPDPLAIDAMRKRARHSTFGSGPHMCPGQELARKEVAITLEEWLKRIPDFAVADTSDLSPVPGIVGALRRVELVWPT; encoded by the coding sequence ATGACCACCCCGCGCCCGGCACACGTGCCTGAATCCCGCGTCGTCGATATCGACATCTACATGCCGCCCGGCCTTGCCGAGCACGGCTTCCACAAGGCGTGGAGCGACCTCACCGCCAGCCATCCCGCCGTGGTGTGGACCCCGCGCAACGAGGGCCACTGGATCGCGCTGGGCGGCGAGGCGCTGCAGGATGTGCAGTCCGATCCCGATGCCTTTTCCTCGCGCGTGATCGTGCTTCCCAAATCCATCGGCGAGCAGCACGGCCTGATCCCCACCACCATCGACCCGCCCGAGCACCGCCCCTATCGCCTCCTGCTCAACGCCAGCCTCAACCCCGCCGCGATCCGGGGGCTGTCCGAGACGATCCGCGCCACCGCGACCGAACTGATCGACGGCTTTGCCGCGCGCGGCCACTGCAATTTCACCGCAGAATTTGCCGAGCAGTTCCCGATCCGCGTGTTCATGTCGCTGGTCGGTATCGACGCTTCCGAAGCGCCGAAGATCCGCCATTGGGCCGAATGCATGACTCGCCCCGGGATGGACATGAGCTTCGAGGACGCCAAGCAGGAGTTCTTCCGCTACCTCGCCCCGCTGGTCGATGCGCGCACCACCCATCCGGGCGAGGACATGCTCAGCAAGATGATCACCGCCGACCTCGGCGGCCGCCGCCTGACCCGCGACGAGGCGCTCTCCCTCTCGACCCAGGTGCTGATCGCGGGGCTGGATACCGTGGTCAACGTGCTGGCCTTCATCATCCGCGAAGTGGCCGACAACGCGGCTTTGCGCGCCGATCTGCGTGCGCGGGGTTCCGATGTTCTGCCGGTGGTCAACGAACTGTTCCGGCGCTTCGGCCTCGTCTCGATTGCGCGCGAGGTCCGCCGCGATATCGAGTTTCAAGGCGTTTCCCTGAAGGCTGGCGACATGATCGCGATCCCGACGCAGGTCCATGGCCTCGACCCGGCGGTCAATCCCGATCCGCTCGCCATCGATGCCATGCGCAAGCGCGCGCGCCACTCCACCTTCGGCAGCGGCCCGCATATGTGCCCGGGGCAGGAACTCGCGCGCAAGGAAGTGGCGATCACGCTGGAGGAATGGCTCAAACGCATCCCCGATTTCGCGGTGGCAGACACCAGCGACCTCTCGCCCGTGCCCGGAATCGTGGGCGCGCTGCGGCGTGTGGAGCTGGTCTGGCCGACCTAG